The genomic segment aaattaattataaaaaaactttacagtCTAACCTTAAATTCTAaccttttaaaacatttatattaggtaataattaatatgaataatatattTCACTTTATTTCAATCTAAAATACCCTTAAATTATCATGCAATCTTGttacctaaatttaaaaaaattaaaaaatcacatctTTGATTGCTTTGGAGATATTTGCAGTAAATAGGCATCCTCGACACTATTAACAATAACTGGAACTGCTTGGCAGTCatcaaaatttatgaaaatgtatTGGCAGTTACTGAAATTCATTGACAGTCTTTGGAATTCATTGGTATTCATGGACAGTTATTGGTATTCTTTGGGAGTCATTGGAATTCCAGAGAATAAACAAGGGTTTGGAATTACATGTACATTTTTTGACAGAGTGACACCTCTACTTTTTATCTTTAATCTATATCAACAAATAAAATGAGCTCATTTTTATTTGGAGCATTAAATGTTTCATGGTAAAGCATTAAATGTTTTCAAGattctatctttaatagtaaGGAGGATACTTTGCAATTACGACCAAAATGTGaatgtaaataattatatgaaaCCTACCTTAATTTTAGTGGAAATAACTCTTGATAATCTAACCATATCCTTTGCTAAACTCATCAATTTATCCAAATCCTGAAATGCTTCAGTAAGACTATCATCTGTAGCCTTCTGTTTTTCTTGTAATCCCCTTTCGATACCTACAATTCCACTTCTTAGTTTAATTTGGGGTCTactatcttttttattattttcatctgaTTGAGAAATGACTACAAAACTCTCTCGCTTTAGTTGgacacatttatttaaaatacctacTACATCATTACTATAGCCTTCTCTGAACGACAGTTTCACATAATTGTATGTGCTATAAGGGACAGGTTTTTCTGCATCTGGATCAGAATGCTCTGCTAAATACAAAAGGACTTTTCTAGATCTTCTGAAATTAAATGGACCAGGAGTTTCTTCTTCAATATAGACAATGATTTCATGAGTCAATCCGAGACAAGTTTGTCCTTTAGCAATGGCCCCTGGCGGGCCCCACAGTAATCTATGGGTGGTTATTATAAGTTCGCCTCCTTCAAAATGTGTTTTTACGTCTCCGTCGTATAAGCGGACATTATTTTCGCATGCCAGGGTATTTTCGTTCTCCATGAGTACTGGTGTGACATACTTAAACCTATCCATTTTAGCTccttcttaaatatataaaatatttctcaatgtgAAATATCgccaaaaaaataaacaaaatcacattattttgacagACATTGACAAGATTTTTCGCTACAAAGTAAAGGTGCTATTACATGCGATTTGCGACTGGCGCTGCATTTATGCAGCACATACTACGTATTAAACCTACAGCAAAAAATCGGCCGTTCTGATTCAACCGCGGCAAAACGGTTGTAACAGTACAGCGCGGTTCTCACCAGGCGATTTTACTTAACGATTTTTATCGatcaataaaaattgaataaaaatatacttgtaGACCGTGTATTCGATTTTAGTTGATCAATTTTAGTTGAACCGAAAAAGTTAAatctgtttaataaacttccactagaaataagacatcttatttttcaaagttttatataattttattttattttaaattagtttctcgtttttattcatttaatgtacagcctattggctttgtctacaacttctatgtttaacTCAAGGACAAGGGTGCCTTGGATTgggatattttctttattatggcCACATTGTTGGACAGCTACGGTTTTTTGGGGTGAAACAATTATCCATTTTTCTTGTTCCAGCTTCTAGATTTTCAAAGACTTGACCTCGGTTTGAATGGCTCGACAATTTGAGGGATGTTTTGAATACAACATCATTTGTACTTCACATGGCGGATCCTCGGATACGCTCAGAAAACAGTTTTCTTTGCAGAGGTAGATTTCTGTAGCTACCTCTTGACATTTGGCATTGAACAGTACATATGAGTGTTCATTTAGGATAAGGTATTGACTTTGAGGGATAATTATTTGGTAAATGGAATTTAAGGGTACGGGCAAAGGGTAGAGGTGATATAGTACATAATTTTCAAGTTCAACTATAGGTACctctattataaagaatattttgttttcctttgtatAACCCTTAATTTCGACAATTTTTTCGAATAGTAAAATGTTCTCTAAAGTTGCCGCaaatcagtggcgaagcgtacgagtagacaaggtagacactgtctacccaaaattatacagttatttgtcattaatttatcacgtaattatttaatgtaattgttgaattaaaatttaaaaaaaaataacacagaagTGTATTGTAGTATATGTAATtgtagtcgctctccttactattattatatagtatctaaacggctataatatctatctatctataatatctaaggcgcgccccgcctgacgctcaattaaaataaaaatgcagggctgacacccaattaatgtatacgagccccaggaagacacatcgatatttgtcttccgaactttgaagcatctaatcgaaccatttacgcatcaagcaggtgacagaggtccAGCCGCATCAGtcttcagcctattacgtatgcaaaatttacttgcgggaaagacatttgagcttttgtctatcgaagtcgaccagctgttttattatgctcttgagggttattgtttatggacacgcttgatctggtcggccgcaatacatcttcagttttgtattttttaatgattagtatttttatttttgggtgtatagaaaatatttttttagtggatattttaggggttatttatgaacgattgtttgatattggcaattgtattttagttgtgtttttatttgtctttaattaattttaaaataatggatattatggatttataagttatggttatacctatgttgtgttttttttttgtaagtagtatttatttttatctatctatctttttatgctagtagtaattatttttttcttttttatatcactatatatttttctctatgagttaatatttcatgcgctttcattctctatttcattaaagtgaataatattgaatacacatttttttctaattaacaatttttattgtttgtctacccgaaagaaaagttcacgcttcgccactgccgCAAATGGTAACTTAGTTTTACTTAAGTTAGggtcaattaattttatttcatttagaagtTCTTTTGGGTCGATTATAGAGctgtgaaatatatttaatttcgagAATGTAATCGCTATTTCGATGTTATCCAAGATAtcgtatatattttgatacGTATTTATCACTTGAGAGACaagtatttcacttaaaaagaaagagtatgtatttgtattattcaaattcatttttttaaccaCTAGTTTTTTTACacgattttctaaaatacgTTGATTATGTGACAAATTTTTGCTTATGCTTTCGAAATGTTCGACAGATTTTTTAGATACGGTTATTTGCTcttttataaacgttttttgcGAATTTTGGTTATTAGAGATTTCCAAAATAgctttgtcatatttttcagcATCTTCTTGTGCGAGATTACCAGTTATGGTAGAACCTAAACCGTTAATAAGTCCACGTTTGTTTCGGTTGTTAAATAAGGGATTTAGTTGTTCAATTTGTAAGTTTACTCTAGCACTTAACGAATTGACTAGATTATAGGAgtttaaaaagaagttattgtcaaagaatttatgaattgattcttttagttttataaaagtcTGTTCTCGGTATTTGGTTTCTTGGATTATGTCACTTACgtcaaaaatttgtacaaaagacCAATAGTCTGCTGTGTTTTGGGCATTGCCGAGTTTAAGTGGTAGTAGTCCAGGGTTCTAGTTGAGGTTATGAAATTGGGGAAGGGCTAGTTCTCTTCCAACGAAGGTGAGGATTAGTAAGGTTCTTGCCAAAATTTCCATTTGTCTCTTAGCCTAATTTCCTAAAGGAATCGATTTTTGTATTCCCAGGACCTAAACTATAGCTGTTCTCAATCCGGTGCTAAACAGGTGGTTGCTTCAATTGGATCGCTGCAGGTACTTCCGACGATTCTTGTTCTTTGAAGGTTTCTGCAGGTCTTCTTTTAGCTTCCAGGGATTGTAGCGgtcttcaaaccgtagaaaCGGACCCAAATATGGCCATTTTTGTCCAGTATTGGAAAGACCgaactaccgactgcgccagttaaaggacaacaaccggcatttgcttttttaaaaaacaaatttattgagaacagggACTAACTAACTTACAACTAGCTTGATTGATAGATAATGACTACAtcgattactatattaattgttattgctcttgtctattacattatatttatgggttctaaaaatgatgacaatacaaactaagctatttctaaataaagtatgcagggtCGGCATAAGGTGGCCGGTTGGGACCCGTAACTCGTATTCTCCTtcaatatatctttttttcCATGCATCATGGATCCATTTCCGTTTTTTTGCTTGGCTTGCTTCCGCTTCGTCCAAACATATAGCAATTATTGCTAATTCTTCATCGGTGAAACTTGCCATCTTTGCAACAGTTTGGTCACCGACACCGAATACATTCCGTGTGTGTACGAATAGTACAAAACGAATCAGTCAAAAAAGTTCTGTGACGTAACGGTACCGGTTCGGCGCCGGAACTGTGGCGTGACTAATGTGTTTGAATCGACCTTTAAAGTAAAGATGAAATGATACCGTTGGTGAAAATGTTACCAAGACGAGTCGGTGGTGCGACGCGATTAATGTCGCTTTTGCAAAACGCTGATGTAGAAGATGCTTAAAATAACCATCATTTTCATTGCATGAGAACTATTTGAGAAAATTTCACTTTCACTGCCTTATGTTGGTATTACAGGTcaaattttgtctatttttgGATGTAAACAAAAACAAGGGGCGGAAAcagaataatgaaaataaaaataagaaaattatttccacAATAAATCCGAATAAATCGGCctttgtgtgtgtgtgtgacGTTCATTGAGAACACGAaccctgaaataaataaatggtgAAATTTGCTGATGCGTTTCCGGATATTCTAAATATAAATTGGTAAATGAACAATAAAGCTTTGGCGCTTTTGGCACAGTTTTTCAGGAGCCACTATGAGACTACCAAGAGaaattttggagaaaattttCCTCTATTGTGATGGCATAACCCTATTGTATGCTCGAATATCTTGTGAAGAGTTAAGGGATATAGTTGATTATTTATCACAGGTAAATCATAGTTTATAATACCTACCTACATACATTACCTGTATAGGTATATTATTTAGTTGTTACTGGCAGACTTTTGTTATAGACTTTGTCAGTTCTCAGTGGCGTGCAAACAATGTAGGCAAAAAGGCATTGCCTACCCTATAATATTTGCAATACCTtgcaatatttgtaaaattagagaaataaattacaatataatattcACTTCttccttttatcaaaaatatcaaatatcattttcatCTGCATTATAAAGCAAACACAAACATTTCCAGGAATCCAAAATAGGGCAATCTTGCTTTTAAGTGCACTTGCTATTCCCCATGTAGGTGGCCTATCTGCGGGCTTCGTAAGGTGGACATTGTCttgatatgaaaaatatatggaGATGCGAAGGCAGCACCTATTATAGCGCTTATACGCGACAAGcgaacaaaattaattaaataagattttgttctaaaaaattACCACGTGTAGTACAGACTCGATGGGCCTATAACTCCAGAACtgtaaatgtaatttttagtgagctttttaatttgaaaaacctATTTAATGATATGCTTAAAAATCAATCAAACTGGGATGGGGAGAATCTTTCGGCAGCTAGAATGTATTTATTGACACTAGAAGATTttcaattcaattattttttggaaattttcaattaaatatttgttcagACGGATGTACTATGATATAACAAAGACTGAACAAAAGGAGTGCTCATTTATTATATATGAGAGATAATACAGATGAAAACTATATAAAGTTTTCTCGCCTTAGGTCTGAATGCAAACGTATGTCTGATTTGTGCTTCCGACAATATGTTGAAGGGATAGATTCCGGCTTACAGAATGACCCTAAatcattttggaaatatatcAATGATAAGAGGTCCAATTATACCCTTCCCAATACCCTCTTTTATGGTGACAAGCAAGCGTCCAGTGGTTTGGATATTGCAAAcatgtttaaagaatttttccaaaCTGTTTATTCTCCTGGTATTGATAATAATCAGCTGCAAAATGGTCCCGctaatggtttaaatttaaacattactaaGATCTTAACATATGATATATTTGAAGGTATTAGCTCACTCCCTAACAAGATTACTGGAGGCCCAGATGGGATTCCGAATTTTCTCTTGAGGAAATGTGTATGTACTCTTGCCATTcctttatctttgttatttaatgCTTCCTTACAAACATCTAcatttccaattgcctggagGGAAAGTTTTATTGTGCCATTGTTTAAAGCTAGCCATCGGGATGTCATAGATAATTATAGAAGTATTTGCATTCAATCTTCAAtacctaaaatttttttgatagccTTATAGCTAATCAACTTTCTTGGTTATGCAAAGGCTTAATATCAGATTCACAGCATGGGTTTTGCAAGAATAAATCTACTGCCACTAACTTGATCTGTTACCAATCTGATCTTATGAGTAAATTAGAGGATCATAAACAAATTGATTCTATATACACCGATTTTAGTAAGGCGTTTGATCGTATTGATCATCAAATTCTTCTGTCAAAACTGATCTCTGTAGGGTTTCATGTTGATTTTGTGAGttggattaaaaattctttaactggCCGTATTCAAAGGGTCAGGGTAGGTGGACATCTTTCTGATCCTATCAGCGTAACATCAGGTCTCCCTCAGGGAGGGCATACATcacccttattatttaatttatttattgatgatatagttaactgtttcctgtatagtcagtgtttgatgtttgcagacgacttaaaattttggagggtgGTTGGTGGTATTGTGGATCAAGAATTACTACAAGCAGATATGGATCGCTTAAATAATTGGTGTGAACAAAACAATcttatcttcatttaaatattaagaaatgttATGTTATTAGTTTCACTTGCAGGATCAACCAGTTTCAATCCAATTACTTCATTAATAATGAGCCACTGAATTATGTTGCATCTATTAGGGATTTGGGAGTTATTTTTGATGAGAAACTCACATTTATTGatcatattaattcaatttctgtaaaagcatcaaaattgcTAGGGTTTGTTATGAGAAACTGTTCATATTTCTCAGTCTCTTCATCAAGAAGGGTTTATTGCTCCCTAGTAAGAACTATATTGGAGTACTGCTCTGTAGTTTGGTCTCCATACCACCAGATTCATATCGATGCTTTAGAAAGAGTTCAACATAAATTCCTGAGATATTGTGCTCATAGAACTTTAACTGTTATTGAGAACCATGACTATTCTTATATTGAAAGTCAATTATCTATTCCGACACTGTCGCAACGCCGTAATATTTCTGCTGCTTGgtgctagttttatatataagatcgttaataggcttattgattgccctgatcTGTTGGGTCGGATACGATTTAATGTTCCTCATCACGGGTTGCGCCATAATGTAACCTTTAACATTCCATTCCACAGAACATCCTATGGAATTAATAATCCTATGGATAGGTATATGAATTTGTTAACATAAGTTCCTTAATGCATCTAAAGAGGTCACTTACTTCATAATTgtgcataaaattttatattttcattcttgcatataaattattaaggttgtttctagtatatgtagtataggtgttttttactttggtattaattttttaagtaggtttagattatgacagttgtttatgtaaatattattgctttgtaaaatttacagttaatggggttttcccgtattataaataaataaaaataaataaataaataaatatagtacaGTCGAAACTATCTGATATTGgctattgtattaaaaaaaattagagtttcaaagcatttttggagaatttcttcatagaattcgaaaaaaatatatagtaaatgTGTGAATGCTTATGGCGAACCtcgaagaaaacaaaatatggaTGATGCTAAAACGCATTACAGGCGAATTTTCAGAGAAATAGTTGACAACATCAAAAGCGAAATTGGTGATCGCTACAGGGAAATTAgactattagattttttctgtCTTTTGGATTCTGAATGTTTCGaaacttttagaaataaatttccaaatttccaaattattggaaataaatttccaataattaaaataacatttactattttaaaagcgtactattttaagcaaatagTATCCCGGACATCCCGATTTGAGGAATCTACTATTCTATGTACAATTTCTTTTTCGGACACTCTATATATTGGACACCAACTATTTATTCAATACAGATGGTTATTTGCAAAACAGGTggcagaatatttttaattcatattttactgAGAacatgacgtaaaaaaatatagaatattatAGAACTATTCAACGAGACCCTATATctgcatttaaataaataaaattatatttatcacAGAAGACTCGCATCTGGGAATGGTGCTGCAATGAAGAAATACCATCTGAAGAACTGGTTGATTATTTTCCCACCTATCATAAGCTGGGTACagaaaaatg from the Anthonomus grandis grandis chromosome 10, icAntGran1.3, whole genome shotgun sequence genome contains:
- the LOC126741306 gene encoding vacuolar protein-sorting-associated protein 36, with translation MDRFKYVTPVLMENENTLACENNVRLYDGDVKTHFEGGELIITTHRLLWGPPGAIAKGQTCLGLTHEIIVYIEEETPGPFNFRRSRKVLLYLAEHSDPDAEKPVPYSTYNYVKLSFREGYSNDVVGILNKCVQLKRESFVVISQSDENNKKDSRPQIKLRSGIVGIERGLQEKQKATDDSLTEAFQDLDKLMSLAKDMVRLSRVISTKIKERQGDITEDETVRFKSYLLSLGIDDPVTRDSYKSNSQYYKGLAKEICDFLVTHIEEMGGMIGMTDVYCRINRARGLVLLSPEDILNACKIMEELNMPLKLYQFSSGVMVLQLKSLDSESIAEATFILVEDNGSLSSEELSQKLGISVTLAKERLLTSEKFGKICRDDSIEGLRFYPNLLLTRE